aaaaatggttagTCGCCTCAATAATCTCTCTTATTTTTAACAGGGGTAAAGTCCATAACTTTTTTCTATAAtctaaattttccaaaaaaacttatattttcaGGATTAGGTTATATTATTCTCAAGTCGTGAATATTTCATTCTTAGATGAGCTGTTCTTTTCTTCATTCTTGTAATCTATTCtgcttttcatatttttttcttatgcaTGAATCTTTGTCGTATTCTCTTTTTACTGCCATTGTCACGATTTATCTAGGGCCGCGCCTGATTTTTTTGGgcttaaaagcaaaaaaaaagaatttgatcttttagtataatatttgataaaactAGTACGTAGGAAGAGTCAAATCTATCAACAAATTGAATAAAAGACTAGTCCAAAGCCAACTTACCCAACCAATATTTTTTCCAAATTGGCCTCTaaagtatatttaacaaaattGGCCTAGAAACACATGCTTGATGGACTTGTACTCCGCCCCTGGTTTTATCCTATTCCATAAAAtaattactaaaattaaaaatgaatcttACTTTTTAGAGTCAATTAGCTAAAAACctacaaaaaaattagaaattagaTAAATACACATGATGtgtctatcaacaaaaatactATAGTGTGGGATTTACGGTATATTGAGCTAATTATGGAAAAAATTGTGCATATGGAATGTAATTTCACTATTTTAAGTATAATCAACAAAATATCGTTTTCACTGCAAAACACGCTGTTTTAAGACTGATTAATTATGGttttatataaatctttttttttgtcacaaggttttatataaatctaaaaagttaaaaatggtTTGTTAGAACAATCTAAAAGTAATCTCATAACATACTATTTATTCTTTTGATAGAGCCAAAACGTACCACCATTGGTATctcaattattttgattttcgaTCTGATTTTAGATATTATGCTTTCAAGCCACTCCACTTGCTTAGGTGTGAAATCCTCCTCTTTTTGAATAGTAAATAAACATGaagcatatttaattttataaccACACAAAGTAGTGGTTAGGAttgatatcttgtgaatttacatgttttaaacttcttattcttgcatggtttggtcatttagagcatcatttaggcacatttaggttgcatatcattgcatttgtacatatcaggtgttggagagcaccatggatgagttagaggaTCATTGGAGGGATTTTGAGTCCAAAGAATGAAGATGAGTCGTCTAAGTATCCTAGCGGCCAGGCGTAGCGGCTTCATGAGGTCGCTACGAGTTCAGGACTTCAAGCGCCTTCTACAGCGGCCAGGCGTAGCGGCTTCATGAGGTCGCTACGAGTTCAAGAATGCAAAATAAAATTGTCTAAGTATCCTAGCGGCCAGGCGTAGCGGCTTCATGAGGTCGCTACGAGTTCAGGACTTCAAGCGCCTTCTACAGCGGCCAGGCGTAGCGGCTTCATGAGGTCGCTACGAGTTCAAGAATGCGAAATAAAATCGTCTAAGTATCCTAGCGGCCACACGTAGCGGGCATGACAAGTCGCTACATTTCGTAGTGACCTCTGGTAGCGACCTTTTATGGTCACTACGGAGAAAAATATCTGTTTTTATGGGTCAACCCAGGCTTGTTGGGTTAACCCAACTCGTTTTTAGTCTTCTATAACTACTTTTTAGACAAAATCTGAGAGGATATCTGATTTTTCTCTCAAGAACTTGCCTCCCTTTGTaaaaaagcttgaatctttatatCATAATCTAAGGAAGTTCTTCATATTATATCTTGTTTCTCTTTCTCATAAACATGATGAGGCTTGAATCCATCATGGGTTTGAGCTTTCTCATGGAGTTTAGAGAGTAGACACtccttggattcatgggttagggagattagagtaacttagtgaagatctatggtgttattgtattagatccttgtatgaacttgcttgttgagtatttttaatgcttgtttagtcttgatcactctaaacctgatttctaaacacttctcatcagacatgattagatgaagtgtttgaatcatctcaactaagctctagtgagattagccaaggacacttgatgttaaaattgctagatagttattaaacttgaacttaaagattgcttgattgaattaagccaaagacatttgatgtttaatgatttctaagcaaatggacatttacctagacataggacttgtctaaaattgtgtttagacttaagagattactctgattgaaagcttgtcacctagattggatcttagttacttgaagtcaattcccaatacccatggattctccttagtatttgattgaattcttgcacttatttcttgattggatttgagatcaccttgtttatatttctaggatattagtttgttacaaatcatctatcttcttgtttgcttagattaggaaggtttgtgtattcttggtgttataagtctctagttctctgtggattcgatcctaaaatgctacaatgacataccattcgattgtggtattgttggcacattaggttaattggtgtgtgcttaaacgcgtaatcaatttggcgccgttgccggggaactaagtagatttgtcattaggatttcaaactttcttgagactaagttttattttcatatgttttattttgctTTGTTTGGTTACTAATTCCCTTTCAAGTGATTGCTCTTTTGCAAGATACATCCACAAGAGAGGAAGATCATGTCTCTTGACTTGGAATCAATGCTCAAGGCTATTTTAGAGAGTCAAGAAAGGGTGATATCTAGAAGCTCCACATCTTGTGAAAGAGCTTATGAACCAACCACCTCATTGGAGTATCAACCACACGGAGACTTTGGTCAAGGACACCAATATAGATATGGTGAGAGACACCAACCTTGGGATTTagagtatgaagaagaagaagataacttCCCCCAAGACTCAAATGAAGAAGACATCACCAACATGCTTGAGAAGTTGTTGGAGAATCAAGAAAGGGGAAGGATTGAGATGGAAAGGCAACTTGATTCTCTTTCTAACAAGATAGATGCTAATGGCAAAGCTCTTAGCTCAAGGTTGGATAGAGTTGTAGCACATGTGAAGTCTTTCAACAACAACATCTCTCACGTGATCGAAGACCAAGAAGAAAGCGCCACTCCTCTTCACAACGCCAACACTTATGAAGCACATACCACATACATGGAATGTGATTTTGAAGAGGATGCTCAGCTTGAGGATGATTTTCAACATGAAGCTGAAGAGCTTATATACGAGTCTAAATCACTCTCTGAATGCATGGTAGATGAGAATCTTATTATAAGATCTGAAGAACAAACCAAGACTATGACATTCATGAGTCATTATGCAAAcatcgatgaagaagaagtaggCTTTGTTGAGAACACTCTTGAAGATCTGGGTGATGAGAATTTGGTTGTTGAATGCGTTGAGGAGACAAAAGAGAGCTTGGTTTTTATAAACGAGCTCTTGAGTGAAGAAGAAACGCGTGTGATCCCTGTAGCCAAGGAAGAAGCAAAGGGTGAAGAGTCTGTGGAGAATCAAATGAATTACATCAAAGAATCCTCCGAAGAGGTACAAGAAGAAGAGTCTCCAGTAGAAAAGCCCTTTCAGAATCACTTTGGTATTCTCTCCACCAAAGAACTTAAACGTGATGATCCAAGGAAGATACCATTTGAGGAAATCAGGATGAACGAATTCAGGGGATGGTTCTACGACGAGTATGATCCTGGTGATCATGGTTGTCTCGATAAGGCCTTCTGTGGGCCACCTCTTGCCTGAAAAGGCTCTGCAGTCAAGCTtaaagacttaaaacaagcgCACTTGGGAGGCAGTCCACTGTTATCTTTCAAAGGTCAATCAAAATCGCTAGAGGTCAAAAGACGATGCTTTCTCTGTCTACCCTCCTCTGAACCAGCCAATAACTCCAAGTAAGTGTCAATCAACCTTGTACATATTTagttttcatgtttatcttaGATCTCTTCTTTGAGCTTACTCTCACACAAGGGACTGTGTgaagtaagtttgggggagagtctactatctcacattgtgttttgttttgtttacttgtcatgagtctcatgcattgcattgcatagaaaatttcaaaaaaaaaaaaaaaaaaaaaaaaaaaaattaaaaaaagagttgtgtgttttgaattatgcatatggagccatgattgaaattgccatgaaaagaacatatctacaagcatctcttgagccttgaaaactctttttgaaacatgttgctcatatgatattgacattgttcttgaaaccaattacaaactgaacttgggcataatgaatttaatctctcttgcatatgggcacttgcatacttgatcatggatttcatacacatttgggttatcttattccatgTATTATCCTTTgattaacccaaatggcactcccCTACCCTTGAACCCTTGCCATTCTTTGAAACCAATATTGATTTGTTGAGTGAGGTCTCTTATTGATAGCTTGttatgtgcaaaatcttgagagtattgggagcgacatatgtttgttctcatctattgctagcataagatcctcatttgaactagcatctaggatggtgagtgagtttgtgtgtttttaagttgttatatcttgggtttgagagaagaaaaaaaaaaaaaaaaaaagatcaaagagtgtcaataagaaaagaaaaccaataggaaccaagaaaataaaagaagaaaaactcttaAGTGTGTCAATTAGAATTccccaaagtaaaaaaaaatgaatgaaagatcataatggggaaagaaaaagagtgtcaagttcttagttggttgatcatgtaaataaaaaaaaaaaaaagagagttcacttggtgagaaatgtgagtgaagtgtatatacttgggttttgaaatataaaagatgggTAGAATTTGTAATCACTTAGGAAGAAGAGTAGAATGATGTGAATGAgctatgtatgcatgaattgctcctagtcttagataaattttgcataatgatcatgctccttgttcttgagtgattaccaccattaaaaagattgtatttgaacctttcttttcattcataaaagACCATTAATCTACTTAGCCaagtgattgagatcatgtgcccatttgtgagaatccaccatgtgtgtgtgtgtgaatgaatgtgagaattggttgaagttacttgttgattgatgagcattgcactttgtataaagaaataaaaagagtttgataGGCATTGAGAAGCTAGACTGATAAAAGAATGACCAATGATTGTTTGCTATGATCATTTGGAATGTTGTAGAAGAGCTAGGATGTGTGTCTTTTGGTTATGAgctccttttttttgttttttttcaaacttcttccttcttaggacttgaaagtttacttgaggacaagtaaaggactagtgtgggggagttgatatcttgtgaatttacatgttttaaacttcttattcttgcatggtttggtcatttagagcatcatttaggcacatttaggttgcatatcattgcatttgtacatatcaggtgttggagagcaccatggatgagttagaggaTCATTGGAGGGATTTTGAGTCCAAAGAATGAAGATGAGTCGTCTAAGTATCCTAGCGGCCAGGCGTAGCGGCTTCATGAGGTCGCTACGAGTTCAGGACTTCAAGCGCCTTCTACAGCGGCCAGGCGTAGCGGCTTCATGAGGTCGCTACGAGTTCAAGAATGCAAAATAAAATTGTCTAAGTATCCTAGCGGCCAGGCGTAGCGGCTTCATGAGGTCGCTACGAGTTCAGGACTTCAAGCGCCTTCTACAGCGGCCAGGCGTAGCGGCTTCATGAGGTCGCTACGAGTTCAAGAATGCGAAATAAAATCGTCTAAGTATCCTAGCGGCCACACGTAGCGGGCATGACAAGTCGCTACATTTCGTAGTGACCTCTGGTAGCGACCTTTTATGGTCACTACGGAGAAAAATATCTGTTTTTATGGGTCAACCCAGGCTTGTTGGGTTAACCCAACTCGTTTTTAGTCTTCTATAACTACTTTTTAGACAAAATCTGAGAGGATATCTGATTTTTCTCTCAAGAACTTGCCTCCCTTTGTaaaaaagcttgaatctttatatCATAATCTAAGGAAGTTCTTCATATTATATCTTGTTTCTCTTTCTCATAAACATGATGAGGCTTGAATCCATCATGGGTTTGAGCTTTCTCGTGGAGTTTAGAGAGTAGACACtccttggattcatgggttagggagattagagtaacttagtgaagatctatggtgttattgtattagatccttgtatgaacttgcttgttgagtatttttaatgcttgtttagtcttgatcactctaaacctgatttctaaacacttctcatcagacatgattagatgaagtgtttgaatcatctcaactaagctctagtgagattagccaaggacacttgatgttaaaattgctagatagttattaaacttgaacttaaagattgcttgattgaattaagccaaagacatttgatgtttaatgatttctaagcaaatggacatttacctagacataggacttgtctaaaattgtgtttagacttaagagattactctgattgaaagcttgtcacctagattggatcttagttacttgaagtcaattcccaatacccatggattctccttagtatttgattgaattcttgcacttatttcttgattggatttgagatcaccttgtttatatttctaggatattagtttgttacaaatcatctatcttcttgtttgcttagattaggaaggtttgtgtattcttggtgttataagtctctagttctctgtggattcgatcctaaaatgctacaatgacataccattcgattgtggtattgttggcacattaggttaattggtgtgtgcttaaacgcgtaatcaaGGATTTGTCTAGGACTCGTGTAATCTTGCattcttatattttattatcaGACGACAATTTGTACGAGTAGGGTAATTTTATGCTTTCATATTCCTCAAAACATACTTGAAGAAAAATAACACAATAAGATACTAAATCACATTATTCATGGACCAACACAGATATGAACCCAAATTCATGGTTCATTTGCATATCCGGAGAGAATATATATCCGTGTGCTACACTTTGTATTGAAGATTAGTTTTGGCCTTTCCATAAATTCGGGATAGtctagattaataaaaaaacatacacaaTAAGAGGGAAAATGAGCATTTAATTCCCGAAGTATTTGAAATCGGCAGTTTTAATACTTAAGTATTGCTTGCGCATATTTTTTTCCTCAACTAATAGTTGACTGCGCAAAATTGAGATCAAAATAGTCAACGGTTAACTGATGAACAGAAAATAACGGTTTCCGTCAACTTTTTAACGGTAGAATATTCTAATCATGATTTTGCGCAGTCAATGATTAATTGGGGAATAAATATGCGCATATAATACTTGAGTATTTAATTTGCCGATTGAAAATACTTGAGGAAttaaaatctcatttttctctatatttcgTATAAGATTGAAAGTCACTAACATcaatccatttaaaaaaaacataagtaaaaatattttcaagttaaataaaatcattatacgAGATATTTACCTTTAGAAATAGATTGTTGATTTTTTACAAtgacatataaaataatacaaaataattacaGTTACATCGTATTGTTGATGTACTTCATGTTTATATCactttagatgatttttaaaattattcatagTTAGAAAGgttcataatttgaaataatatacaagatatataatcccggaaaatgatttatttagtttataaaagcatataaaataacataagataattACATTTGCATTGTATTGCTGATGTACAATATATGAATGTGTAAagtacatataattatatatgatcGTCTAAAGTAGAGATCCAATGTACAACATATAATTGTCTAATAGATAAAACTCTCGTATATTGGTTATATCTAACTTGagaatatttcaaattatgattttctaaaaaaaagagTGTTGTTTTTAATTCCTTAAGTATTTGAAATCGGCAGTTTTAATACTCAAGTATTATATGCGCATATTTGTTCCCCAACTAATCATTGACTGCGCAAAATCATGATTAAAATATTCTACCGTTAAAAAGTTGACGAAACCGTTATTTTTCCGTTCATCAGTTAACGGATGACTATTTTGTTCCCAATTTTGCGCAGTCAACTATTAGTTGGGGAATAAGTATGCACAAGCAATACTTGAGTATTAAAACTGCCGATTTCAAATACTTCGGGAATTAAATGCCCATTTTCCCCGCAATAAGATACTATTATTACGATCTTTTGGAtttcattcatttttaattatttttagaatcataaattttcattttcaagcCGAAATTATGAAATCGCATTAAAATCACACAATCCTACAATAGTGTCTCACACATTTCCAGTTTAGTTATAAAATTGAGTTATAATTTCGCATCGTTATAATTTTGTAACTAAACCATAATGTTAATACGTAATCTTGAAATCAAAACTACGTTATGTAATTACGAGATAACAATTTTTATAACTAACAGAAATCAGACAAAATAAGCTATGATCAACTTGTCATGATGATGTTCTTGATTTTGTGAGCTTCGTACACGAAAACTAGATATACCTCGATTCGCTTTCTCTTTAAAATTCTGCCTTCCACAACAGAGATAAACATATAACTTTTTAACCTTAGTATTAGAGAGGGGCACGATATCCTGAAGTTCTAACATATCAGGATCGTGATCCAAGTTTAAGAACCTTAATGAATGTATCTCTGTCACCATTCGTATCTCTAATGCCATAAGACAATggaaacttcttcttccaacatAACCTATCTCTTCCAAGCACCACAGCTCCACAAAAACAGTCCTTGAGACAAGTTGCTTTACACCTTTCTTCATCATAATTTGAGTACCTCTTGTAATCCCCTGACGGCCAATTTGTCATCCTCAAAGTCACAAACTCGTAAAGATTTGCATCCTGGTCCTCTGCTGCTGTTTGGTTACTCTCTCGTCCACAAGTTTGCATCTCAAAATCAGGTTTACAATCACCATACTCGTCACTAGGATCCACCAACAGAAACCTCTCGGGGCATTCACATCTTGGCCTATGGTTATATCCTAAAATGCAAATATTATTAAACCCACAAGCTAGATTCCCAAGCTCATTAGCATCAAGATACGGTCCAAACGTCTTTGCACATATGTTCTCCGGTTCAGACCAAGCCAGAGACCATCCATTATCACTATTATTAACCCCTTGCCTCTTGGGATGGTAGTACTGAGCGAAAACCCCGTCGAAATGTAAAACGGCACGGTGATAAAAGTCTTTGGACGGTACTGGATCTTTATTGTTGACATAGAATCTCGTTGTATTGTCTCTCATTACTACATACATGTAGCCTGTCTCGTTGAAAACCAATCGATTCCCGGGATTATGAGGGTCTTTTGTGTTACTTGAGTAGTACGAAAAGTATACATCTGTTTCTGCTAGCGTCTCGCTGTTGAGAGTAAGAAGCTGGAGATCTCCATCGTCAAAGCGTAGCCTGAATCTTCCTTTCTGGAAGCTAGTCTCTTTGAGGCGAGATGAGAGATTCCCTCTAACTTCAATACTctgcatcatcatcaccataCATCCGTACAAATGTGATGTTTATACTTAAAATAACACATAAGTAGAATAACATAAACTTATAGGTTAACTCTGAGATTATGTTTGCGTTTAcatagtaaaatattaattttctacTTATAAGAAGATTATTTTTACGTTTTTCGTATTTTCGTTATAAATATTTGCAAAATTTAAACACAAACACCAATCACtgcatggaaaaaaaaaatggaaggaGAAAATTTGTAATGTTGAACTggttatatttacaaattttctcATTATATGAATCCATTAAAAATGGTACTTCCTAGTTTTAAAATGCATATCATACTTCTGTATTGATATTTAAGTCATTTACAGAATTAAGGCATGCTTACAAAATATCAATGTAAAACAAACTCAAGAGTAAGGAGAAATTTGATGTCACAGTTGAGGTCTATGAGATATTAAAACTATATGTCATATCTTTATAAAGACTTACTTGAGTAGGTAACAGAGTGTCTGTGGGGTTAGCGAAGCTAGACCATAAAGCTACATCTGAATCTTCACTTAACAGACGTAAGTTTCCGGCGTCTGTTATTAGCCCGCGAGAAACAGAGCTCCTAGTTTGAGGAAGTGAAGAGCTCCAGAGTTGCTGACCTCCAGGGTCAGTAAGGACAAGACCACGATCTGCGGTTAGCGTAACCTTCGAACCATCAGGGACAAGACCGGTGGTTGTGTTGACGGTTTGTGCATACCACACAATCTTCTTGTCAGGAATCTTGTCGAACCATATGGAGAGAGTGAAACCATCGTTTGGTTGAATCTTGCGGAAGCCAAAAGCAAAGTCACCAGAAGGGGAAAGCCATGAACTGGAGAATTGTTGGGATTCTGAAGCGGTCAGAGATTCTCCGACAGGAACAGATCCGCTGATGATGTTCTGAGACAAAACGACAAGTACTTGTAGTTGTAAAACAAGAACAACTTGGAGTATCCAACAAGAGATAACACCCATTTTGTTCAAGCGAAGATGTAGAGATGATAAgagtgtttgtttgtttgtttgtgtggtGATATGTTTGTTACCAATCAAACGTAGAACAAGGGATAAGATGACTTTAGGgctttttaatttcttaaaaaaaaaaaaaaattatttctaaaaagTAAACGAAACAAACTTTGAATAGTCAGAgaagtcttctcttgatttatTGGCactaaatgaaaaatattacacatacaaatgtctatatatatatatatatatattcaaacacATGACACCGGACCAGAAGAGAAGGTACTATAAGGAAAAGGGTTAGGAGGATCATGAACTTGAGCCACACCATCAAGCATCTGCGTAACATGTCTCATGTTAGGTCTCATTCTTGGCTCTTCTTGTATACACCATATCCCTATTTTCACATATCTCTCTACCATCTCCATATCGTCAATGGCATCCAAATCGTCTTGGATCAGATCGTCCAACCTCCTATTTTGGTAACAATAGTATGCCCAATCAATGAGAATCACGCTGTCCTCAAGATCGACGGCTTTCTTGCAGCACACGGTTTCCAAAAGCATTACTCCGTAGCTATAAACATCTACTTTGGATGTAATGGGACTGTTCCTGAACCACTCCGGTGCGACATACCCTTTCGTTCCGCGGATGTTCGTGAGTGTATGTGTTTGGTCCATCATTAGAAGCTTTGCTAGACCGAAATCCGAAATTCGAGGGTTGTAATACTCATCTAAGAGTATGTTTTGCGGTTTTATGTCACAATGTATGATCTGCTCGCTGCATTCTTCATGTAGATACAAGATTCCACGAGCAATCCCAATTGATATTCTTCTTCTATCTTCCCAGCTCGGTCTCGGACGCCTGAAGAGAAAATTGGCTAATGTCCCGTGAGGTATGAACTCGTATACAATCATTCGGCTGTGCCCTTCGTTGCAGAAGCCAATTAGCCTCACTAGGTTCTTGTGGTGGATCTGGCCAATCACTTTAACCTCATTCTTGAACTCTTTCTCGTTTTCTTGAGCAACACGGTCTAGTTTCTTGACAGCCACGGTAACTTCAGAATCATtactaagttttaaaaaacCCTTGTAAACAATCCCAAATGCTCCTCTCCCAAGCTCCTCCATGAAATCTCCGGTAGCTGCTAAGAGCTCTCCGTCGTATGTAAAGACTCTCAGATTCAACTCAACTGCAGCAGCTACACCGATATCTCCACCTTGGTTAGGTTTCTTCTTTGCCGTCTTACTCCTTCCGTACAACGCAAGGAATATGAAATTCACAAAAGCTGAAGTTCCAAGCAAAACCGAACAAGCGATGATTAACCAATCCCTGTCTTTCCCTCTATCTTTAGCACTTGGAGCATCCGCGCCGCCGACTTTTAAAACCTTAATGAGTGTATAACTATTACGTGAATCATAGTTTTCACCATTAGGAGATCTCTGACCATAAGACAATGGAAACTTCTTGGCCCAACATACTCTATCGTTTCCAAAAACAACAGCAGCACAGAAACAATCGTCAAGGCAAGCTTGTCTACACCTTTCCTCATCATACTCTTTGTACATCTGGTAATCCCCGTACGGCCAGTTCGTGCGGTCAACACGAATAAGCTCGTAAGTATTGTTATTACTTGGTCCACAAGTCTGCATCTCGAAATCCGCCTTGCAGTCACCATACTCATCACTAGTATCCAATAATGAGAACCTCTCTG
This genomic stretch from Brassica napus cultivar Da-Ae chromosome C9, Da-Ae, whole genome shotgun sequence harbors:
- the LOC106382184 gene encoding G-type lectin S-receptor-like serine/threonine-protein kinase RLK1, whose translation is MGVISCWILQVVLVLQLQVLVVLSQNIISGSVPVGESLTASESQQFSSSWLSPSGDFAFGFRKIQPNDGFTLSIWFDKIPDKKIVWYAQTVNTTTGLVPDGSKVTLTADRGLVLTDPGGQQLWSSSLPQTRSSVSRGLITDAGNLRLLSEDSDVALWSSFANPTDTLLPTQSIEVRGNLSSRLKETSFQKGRFRLRFDDGDLQLLTLNSETLAETDVYFSYYSSNTKDPHNPGNRLVFNETGYMYVVMRDNTTRFYVNNKDPVPSKDFYHRAVLHFDGVFAQYYHPKRQGVNNSDNGWSLAWSEPENICAKTFGPYLDANELGNLACGFNNICILGYNHRPRCECPERFLLVDPSDEYGDCKPDFEMQTCGRESNQTAAEDQDANLYEFVTLRMTNWPSGDYKRYSNYDEERCKATCLKDCFCGAVVLGRDRLCWKKKFPLSYGIRDTNGDRDTFIKVLKLGSRS